The sequence GATTCTGCAGTATGGATGTAGCATCACCTTGAGATAGATGAGAAGCAATAGGATGTTCCATCATTACCTACAGATAGCATAGCACACATGAAACAATTATCGTAAATACATCATGGCGGTATTTCAACATCAATCTACTTGTATGAAGGTCTTTCTGACTAACAAAAGTAAGAACATCAATTCATATTGCAATAATCTTGAACTAACGAAAAAGCAAAAGTCCATCTAAAAAGAGGGCAACATCAAGATGCCATCCGGCCCCTCATTTAATGAGAAAGCAATAACACATTTCGATTCTACAATACTAATTTCTTCTGCTTTCAGGCTTCAACTGAGCTTTCCTTCATGGTTACTATAGAGGTGGCAAAACGGGTGGGTTGGCTAATAGTGAAATATGTCTGTGATATCAGTTGAGATCGGCCAGGTACCCAAGTCGAGATGGCCCAAAGCACTTACTGTCCATAATTTCGAGTACCTTTTAAAGAAATTAGTTAACACATATGATTATAAATTTCTacgattaaaaaaaaaataagggaAAATCTTCTTGTGTTCTGATAGGCTAAAAAAACACAGGTTGATAATCAACACTCCTTAGGATTTGGGGTTTTGAAAACGTGTATTTGGATTGGCAGAACATGTTAAAATCTCAATATAACAAGCAAGCATCTAATTGTCGTTTCCGTTACTTATTCGAGTTTATCAATAATAACAAAAAACGTATGATACTCGTAATATGCTAAGGGAAAACTGACACAAAATTGTCTATTTAAAGAATGCTTTGCAATGTACCTTTCAATTACAAATACGAAATACCAATAAGATTCATAAGTAGGGTATACTTATAGCCGCATGCCCAGACTCTTTAGCAGTGCAGTAGATGAAGTTCCCTGAAAAAAATAGCATCTGGTAGTTACAATCTAAAAAGTACATGGTAAAGGAAAAAAGCGAAAAAAAAACTTACCTTCATAGGTTCAGCAGTCTCAGAGAAACTTTAAAATGCCCTTTCTGTTGAGTTATATAGGACCTTGCTTTCTCATCTTGTTCATCACACTAGCTACtgttacataattattattattaatagaactaTGCTTCGCTTTGATATAGCGTGGAAAAACATGAAGTGGTGAAAGATCAAACTAAAAACTTACATGTTGTTTTAGAAGCTTTAGCCATGGAGTCAGACGTAACCCCATCTGTTATCTGAAGTGACTGAGTTCCATTGGAATCTGACCTTGCAACTTGCAGCTGATACAAGTTATTAGGAGAACATGACAATGGTGAAGTAAACTACATTTTCATCAGTGCCTCAATAAAAAACAATTATAAATGAATAAGTCCGTATATCCAATAAAGACAAGAAACCAAACTATATTGAATAAGTTGCTCAAGATATATGCCAAGCAGAGGAGGCCCTTTCACTTCAGTTGTAAATGCGTTGCTTTGGGTTACCATTTTGTCTTTCACGAGTCATTTGGGCTACACTCTCAGTTTAAAAAAAAGAAAACGGGTCGAGCAAGCAGAAAGTAATTCAAATATACGGATATCATCTAATTGCATTTTGAAATCAAGTAATTATTTTTTTCATCAAAACTTACCTTGTCAGGTTCAACATTCTTAGAGAAACTTCAAAACTCCCTTTCCGTTGAATTATATTGGACCTTGCTTTCTCATCTTTTTCATCACTAGTAACTGTTACATcactattattgttaataaaaCTATGCTTTAATATATAGCATGGAAAAACATAAAGTGGTGAAAGATCAAACTAAAAACTTACATGTAGTTATAGAAGCTTTAGGCATGGACTCGGACGTAACCCCATCTGTTATCCGAAGTGACTGAGATCGAGTGGAATCTGACCTTGCAACTTGCAGCTGAAATGAAAATTTTAGGAGAACATGACAATGGGTGAAGTAAACTACATTTTCATCAGTGCCTCCAAAAAAACCATAACGTTTGTGTACCGATGGATCTAGTCCTCTATCTATATAAATGTCTTAGCATTTTAAAATAGTAAGCAACAACGCATGTAAAAATTCAACTAACTCATAAGTGATTACCTACAGTGTGTAACAGAGGATAAATCCAATGAATTTCTATCTGGACCTTAAAATTTCTGTTGGTTGATTCAAAAAGAGAACATCATAACAGTTGTAAAAGAGCAGGAGGAAGGGGCAGAGAATTCAAAAGTAAAGTCGATGGAGAATGCGTAAAATTCCATATATCCAAACTATATTGAATAAATTGCTCAAGATGTATGCCAAGTAGAGGAGGGCATTACTTCTTTGAAAGTAATTAGTGTGTAAAAAGATTTCAGAGGTTTCTATTCAGTTTCGGATACAAAGTATATATAATGCCCTCACGTTTTTCAAGCTGATGTGCATCTTATCTTTCAAGTCTTCATTGATTCAAATGCAAATCACAGGGACCAGCCTTGACAAAAAAAGAGTACAGCGATCACCGGTGATTTTTGATACAAACCACAAGGACCACTCGTGATATTTTCTCCTTATAATAGAGATAAAAAGAAAGATATTCCAACCTGTAGTGTCAATAGATGAAAGTTGCTTCTTGGAACTTGAAATGCCATTATGTAACATGAAACTTACTTGTAAACACTTTAAGTAAACACTTTTTTTCACGATAATTAGAGATTGACAGCATATACATATTTAACTGACACGTACCCTTTAAAGATTGCTTGTCTGCAGAACTATGGGTGGGTAATGGGTCGTTTGGGCATGGATGTAGCATCCCCTTGAGAAAGATGAGGAGCAATAGGATGTTCCATCGTTACCTACAGATTACAAATTTCTAAAATTAAAATGCCATTCTGTAACATGAAAATCTTCTTGCGTTCTTATACGATAAAAAGAATACAGGTTGATAACCAAGACAGACCCCTTGGGCTTTGGGGTTCTAAAAACAAGTATTTCCAAATCAGAGAATGCAAACCAAGTAACAGCCAGTCTACTTGTTTAGATTAAAATGTTAAAGCTCGATATAACAAGAAAGCATCTAGTTGTTGTTTCTGTTACTTATTTGGATTTATTAATAACAAAAGCAGATAAAATATTATGTTAGGGGCAAATAAGCTCAAATTAGTCAATTTAAAGAATATTTTGCAAACTGAATATTTCAACATACAACTTCAAAATACCAGAAGATTAATACGTAGTTCGAATTACTCATACCCCCGCATGCTCGGACTCTTTAGAATATGAAGTTCCttaaaaacaacaaaaaaaaattgtGCCTGGTAGTTACATACTAAAGTGTACACGGTAACGATAAAAATCGAAAAACTTACTTTGAAACACCCTTTCTGATGAAATATATTGGACCTTGCTTTCTCATCTTGTTCATCACTATTAGTTACTGTCTCAGCCCACAAGCTTCCTGAAACAGTGCAAAGGTTTCAGCTTTCTTGATTTAACGGGCTCGGGTGGAGATGCTAAGGATGGAGAGCAAGTAATTATTTTTTAGAACAGCCAAGGGTAGCGGAACGAGTTCCTCTCCCATGATGAAGAAATGATTGTTTATATCTTACCTTGGGCTTTCGTTGTTGTAATTATATTTCTTAAAAAATACAGTTTCTATTGTCGAACTTTGAACATTAATGATTTTAAATACCTCATGAATCGAAAAATAAGTCTGTGGGTTGCACAACCTAACCTAATGAGCTGATGTTACAATCTACACATTTTGACCCTAGACTCACTTTATCTGTTATCAGCCCTCCCCATTTAGCCATACTAATGCAAGAGCAATGCATATTCCAAATTTAAGTTGAATTATGGACTTATTTGAAGCAAACTTGTCCCGAATCATTTCATTATCATAAAGAAACGGAAACAGGAAGTGCATCGGATACCTGTTCACATTTGCCCAGTTTCCTTTGTAACCCTGACCAGAAAAAGAAAAACAAATTTTTTACAGGTATTTTAAAAGATGTAGAAACATTATAACATCACCAAACATCACACACAATATCAAGCTTTCTTCTGACATTTATACCTTAATTGTCTACATCTCCTCTCATTTGTCGGACAGCTTTATGAGGTTGTCCACTTAATTGATCAGCATCCATTGTTGAGTCTTCCAAAGTAAACAACATGATCCCTGTCAAGATATATAATCTAAGCACTATCAGAAAACCTTTAGACACCTAAACAAATTATAAATCCTCCTTGACCATACCATCAACTCGTTCAGTGATATTTTGACCTTCGAAAGTATGATCTCACGGTTATATGCCCTTCTGTGATCAATCTGCAGCAAGAAGTACAGCATATAAATTAAATTTGTGTGCAAGACTTCAAGCCCATTCTATTATGAGCTACTAATTCAACAACTTCTAATTAACTTTGCCTACTAACATCAGAACATGAAGGTTTCTCCTTAGCCATATCTGAGTTGTGCTTTcgttttattactaatgataataatatgaggcTGTCTTTATCTTGATTGCTAGCTTCAACAACGCACTGTTGACCGACTATTTGGTTGAGAACATTTAGTGCGATGCATCACTTTTAGGATCTAGCCAATCAACACTGTTAAACAGTTGTTGAACCTTTGAAAATGCTTCTATAGGGAGACCCTCCACATCCAAACCAGCCAAATCGAAGAAAAGAAGCTACATCCAAAAATGTTGGCTACATCCACTTACAGAAATAATACAAATTAACGTGTACATATGTGTGCATCTTGTATTACTCTAACTTGTAATATGAACGGACATCTTTTTGGAATAAACTATAATAGAAATGTAGACGACTAGACATTCATTTTAAGACATATATATGAAAGCTACCTCAGCCCTGAAGTCCCCAAGAAACGGATCCTTAGCCAGTTCACAATTAAGTATCACGATATTCAACCTTATAAATGTTGTGTTTGAACATGGCACGATACATCATCTTTTCACAAGACAAATCATCTTGAAAGTTAATACACTCCAGCACAATGTCACCTTGAACGTGGCAATTAATATCAATTTTAACCAGTTCACATTCAGCCTGCAACATATAATAAGGTGTAAAGAAAAGATTAAAATTTTCCAATGGCGTATGATAAAGTATATTAAAGCTAAAAATCTTACCTGCTTGTAGTATCGAATAGTTTTGTTCGTCTTTGGAGTTGAAAAACAGAAGTTTAGTAGTTCTATCACTAGTGACAAAAGGATCTTGACCGTAAATTCTGAAAACAAGGCAGCAACCACCATTCCTGTCAATGGGATCTACTTGCATTAAGGTCTTTCTGACTAACAAAAGTAAGGACATTATATTGCAATAATCTTGAACTGATGAAAAAGAAAAAGTCCATCCGGCAACAGGGTGGGTCGGTTAATACTGAAATATGTCTGTGATATCAGTTGAGATCGTCCAGGTACCCAAGTCGAGCTGACACAAAGCACTTATTGTCCATAGTTTCGAGTATTTCTTAAAGTAATTAGTTAAACACGTATGATTATAAATTTCtacgataaaaaaataataataatacgggaAAATCTTCTTGTATTCTGAAAGGCTAAAAAAAAACACAGGTTGATAATCAACACTCCTTGGGTTTTGGGATTTTAACAAGCAAGCATCTAGTTGTTGTTTCTGTTACTTATTTGAAATTCATTAATAACAAAAATGAGCTTACGATAATGTGCCAAGGGAAAATCAACACAAATTTGTCTATTGAAAGAACTTTTCACAAAATATGAATAAGATTCATAAGTAGGGTATACTTATACCCGCATGCTCGGACTCTTTAACAGTGCAGTAGATGAAGTTCCCTGAAAAAAATAGCACCTGGTAGTTACAATCTAAAATGTACATGGTAAAGAAAAAGGCGAAAACACTTACCTTGTCAGGTTCAACATTCTCAGAGAAACTATAAGCCCCCCTTTCCGTTGAATTATATTGGACCTTGCTTTCTCATCTTGTTCATCACTAGTAACTAttacatcattattattgttaataaaactATGCTTCGTTTTAATATATAGCATGGAAAAACATAAAGTGGTGAAAGATCAAACTAAAAACTTACATGTAGTTTTAGAAGCTTTAGGCATGGACTCAGACGTAACCCCATCGGTTATCCGAAGTGACGAGATCGAGTGAAATCAACACAAATTTGTCTATTGAAAGAACGTTTTACAAAATACGAATAAGATTCATAATTAGGGTATACTTATACCCGCATGCTCGGACTCTTTAACAGTGCAGTAGATGAAGTTCCCTGAAAAAAATAGCACCTGGTAGTTACAATCTAAAATGTACATGGTAAAGAAAAAGGCGAAAACACTTACCTTGTCAGGTTCAACATTCTCAGAGAAACTATAAGCCCCCCTTTCTGTTGAATTATATTGGACCTTGCTTTCTCATCTTGTTCATCACTAGTAACTAttacatcattattattgttaataaaactATGCTTCGTTTTAATATATAGCATGGAAAAACATAAAGTGGTGAAAGATCAAACTAAAAACTTACATGTAGTTTTAGAAGCTTTAGGCATGGACTCAGACGTAACCCCATCGGTTATCCGAAGTGACGAGATCGAGTGAAATCAACACAAATTTGTCTATTGAAAGAACGTTTTACAAAATACGAATAAGATTCATAATTAGGGTATACTTATACCCGCATGCTCGGACTCTTTAACAGTGCAGTAGATGAAGTTCCCTGAAAAAAATAGCACCTGGTAGTTACAATCTAAAATGTACATGGTAAAGAAAAAGGCGAAAACACTTACCTTGTCAGGTTCAACATTCTCAGAGAAACTATAAACCCCCCTTTCCGTTGAATTATATTGGACCTTGCTTTCTCATCTTGTTCATCACTAGTAACTAttacatcattattattgttaataaaactATGCTTCGTTTTAATATATAGCATGGAAAAACATAAAGTGGTGAAAGATCAAACTAAAAACTTACATGTAGTTTTAGAAGCTTTAGGCATGGACTCAGACGTAACCCCATCGGTTATCCGAAGTGACGAGATCTAGTGGAATCAACACAAATTTGTCTATTGAAAGAACGTTTTACAAAATACGAATGAGATTCATAAGTAGAGTATACTTGTACCCGCATGCTCAGACTCTTTAACAGTGCAGTAGATGAAGTTCCCTGAAAAACATAGCACCTGGTAGTTATAATCTAAAATGTACATGGTATAGAAAAAAAGTTGGACCTTAAAATTTCTATCTGGACCTTAAAATTTCTGTTGCTTGATTCAAAAAGAGAACATCATAGCAGTTGTAAAAGAGCAGGAGGAAGAATTCAAAAGTAAAGTTGATGGAGAATGCGTAAAATTCCATATATCCAATGAAGACAGGAAAACAAACTATATTGAATAAATTGTTCAAGACGTATGCCAAGCAGAGGAGGCCCTTTCACTTCATTTATAAATGGGTCGCTTTGGGTTACCATTTTGAGTTTCACGAGTCAGTTGAGCTACATACCCTATCAGTTTAACAAAAGGAAAACGGGGTCGAGCAAGCACAAAGTAATTCATATATACGGAGATCACCAAATTGCATTTTGAAATCAAGTAATTATTTTTTAGAACAGCCAAGGGTAGCGGAACGAGTCCCTCTCTCCCATGATGACGAAATGATTGTTTATATCATACCTTGGGCATTCGTAGTTGTAATTATATATTTCTTAAAAAATACAGTTTCTATGATCAAACTTTGCAcattaatgatttttaaatagCTCATGAATCGATAAACAAGTCTGTGGGTTACACGACCCAACCTAACCAGTTTTGAGCTGATTAGGTTACGATCTACACATTTTGACCCGGACTCACTTTATCTGTTACAAGCCCCTCCCATTTAGCCATACTAATCCAAGAACAATGCATATTCCGAATTTGtagagaatatatatatacatgtatccaAAGAGCATAAACAACAACTACATATATCATCTATGTGAGAGATGTCATACTCATCCATTGCAATGCCTCTAGGTAAAAATTCCGATGTGATGAAATAGAACTCCGGGTGTTCTAAAATGCTTAAATCCTTGGAAAAATCAAGAACTTCTGGTAGTTTGTCATCAAGAACACAAAAGTGGCACACATATTCATGTGATACATTGATGACGTATGACAATAATAACATACTTAAAACGAAAACTAAAGACTGAtattatatttttcctaatttaaaGGTAAAGAAATAGATACCTTACAAAGATAATGCATGAGAGTAATTCTATTGTTCTTTGCACGCGTGTCGACAAGTTTCAAGAGGCTATCCAACCTGAACCCAACAACTGATCCTAAAACAAAACCGAATATATTTTATGTAAGTCCAAAAGAACTAACAACCATGTCATAATGACACAGAAACAGGAAATGTATCGGATACCTGGTCACATTTGCCTTCTCTCCTTTGTAACCCTGGCCAGAAAAAGAAAAACAGATTTTTTTACAGCACCAAACATTAATTTCTAGTAGGCAGCAATTAGATTATAAGGTCTTAACTCACATCAGACACAGTATCAAGCTTTCTTCTGGCATTTATTTAGACCTTAATAATTGTCTCCATCTCCTCCTCTCATTTGTCGGACAAAACTATATGACACTTGATGTGGATCCATTGATGAGTCTTCCAACAAAGTAAGAACATGATCCCTGTCAAGATACATAATCTAAGCACTATCAGAGAACTTGTAAACACCTAAACAAATTATAAATCTTTGACCATACCAATCAACTCGTTCAGTGATAgtttaataaataataacaatgttGAGAGTGAATATAATGAATGAACAGAATAATATACCAGTTGCACTATTTCAGGTTTATTAGATACAGCTGTCCGTGATTTTGATTTTGTATCCCCTTGTTCTTCTGCCTTTTAGTTTGATCATGCTGAGAAGAGAGAGACTCTAGAGTTCTGATATATCAATCTCGGGCGCCCTAATAATATGTATGCATCATGTCAAAAATTAAAAACAACATGATCAAGAAGAAATACAGAAATCAAAAACAACTTCTTACTTCCACAGATTCACTATAAGAGCAACTGTATGTTGAAGAAATACACAACTGTATTGTATTGTGGGAAATGGTGTTGTTAAGGCATGCCCAACCAAAGGATGAGGCAGAAGAGTTGACTGCCGAAGCAGATCCCAcctgaaatattatattatattatatatatatatatatatatatatatatatatatatatatatatatatataaatatatatattatatatatatattgaattgaactattattattatttaagaggaaaaaaaaaacataaagaAAGAGTATAACCACAATGTAAAAAATATACTGTAGTTCTTGAAAGCGTCACCCAACAGATAGATGCTTCATGCACGAGTTCTTTTCACCAGTAGCATTACTGTCAGACGTTTAGAGCCTTCATCTTCAGGGGCGGAGCTAGTAGGGGGGCGTAGGGGTGCTTCGCCTCCCCCAACTGCAGTCGTATATTTGACATCGAATCTGTATTTTAATGGAGAATTTTTAAGTTGTAGACTATTAAATACTCCGTataagttagggtttatggttACTAACTTGCAGGTGGATTTTAGATGAATTGGGGGAGGGGACGATTTTTATGAGTTTCCTAATTTCTACCCCTCAGCTTATGTTTAACATTTCATTTTAGTCCTTTATAAATGATATTGTgtcaattaatatatttaagtaaaTATAATTTCTTTGTGAAAGTCAACAATATTTTCAACATCTCAATATAGTTGTAAACTTCCATTTTTTAGTAATCAATCTATGTAAGTGTTTTGGTAGAGAATAATATATTTTTAATGGTTAGTAGTACAATTATATACCGTAATAGTGTAAATATGTACAAAAATATAAGTGTACAACTtgagatgaaaataataatatgaaaaatCATGTATTCGAGTCCGAGTGTTAGCTATTACAAATGATTGTAAACTTGTATATGTTGTTCTTGGTATGTAAACTTGTATATAAGTGTTTCTAGGGTAAAACTTAGTTTGAAAGTAACttgaataaaaatatatatgttgtTATTGATATGTAAACTTGTACATACGGAATTGAGTGTTTCTAGTGTTATTGTAATTAAACGTAAAAATTAAGCCACCCTTAACGCTAATTCCTGGCTCCGCCATTGTTCATCTTCTGCGTGGACCTAGTAGTTACATAAATAGATTATTATTCAATCAATTTTTCCAGAAAACCCTAACTTCGAATAATTCAAATTTATTTTACCCAGAAAACCCTAACTTCAAAGGATTCAATCAATAAAACGATACATAGATGTGACTATTCATGAAATTTAACATTATTTCATCAACAAAATTGAAAAATCGTACTAAATTCAAAAAGCGCCTTCTTAATATCACATGACAGTTGAAGAACCCTAAACTCAAACAGCAAACATCATTCACTCGATTTCCCCCAAAATTTCTTAATATCGGATGAATTCAATTCTTCAACTAAAAAACCCTAAAATCGCGAAAACCCTAAATTTTGGAAGAACAGAATGGAAATTGGTGATACAGAGCGAGGGAATGAAGCTgcgtatatatataggtatatagatATAGATGTAGATAGCGGTAAAGTAACGCTAGTCCGTCGAGTTAACGGTCATAATTTGTAAAATAACGCGGCATACCTTTCTCATTTAATTCATAAAATAAAATGACCGTGAAACCACAAATTAATTTAAACGAAGCAGTTAGTTCAATAACTCGTGAAATCACATAGTCTGACTAAGAAATTTGTcgttgtttttataaatatattgatatacttaacttggtcaaaataaatgaactacatttattcttacACGACCTTCTTCCAATTTTCATCGCAATTatattttccttgtcataaaagtttacattacaacattttattgagacatgtatttcgtatacatatgtaacgtaattaatgccGTAAAAAGAActcatatttaaataataataataataataataataataataataataataataataatataataataataataaagtttgctataaaattgaatatttatatttttaataataattattagtatatgtctctttaattttttttaaagaaaataaaatataattattatatgaaggttgtacaatatgcttcaaagtttgtagatGCGTTCATGGCTTGTTTTGTAAAAATATTGTACAATTTGTTGtcaagtttgtacatatggtcatgtggatgatttatcataaagttgtacataatgattcaaatattatatatatggtcaTGAAGGtcttttaccataaggttgtacataatgcttcaaatattgaacatattactatttttattaaatataataaattattTTAATGACCTCATCATGAGAGGCTTAgaaattttttctttatttttaaattttttaaactaggataatccttatttatgacatcatccttTTAGAAATTTATATGATATTGTAGATATTAAAATAGTAGTGAAACGACCCATGAAACCACAAGTTTGTATAAATAAATAGTTTAATGATAAGTTTTAGTATTTAAATGAAGgtattgtcacacccccaaaatggaccaggggtaaatgTGACCATTCATATCATAACACAAGTTGTAATAAATGAGAAAGATTCTAACTTGGACGTTTTATAAAAACATTAATTGTATTGCAACGAAAAATAAATATTGTTTTACATCATAAATAGAATGTAAATGAAAATGTTTAAATAaagataaaatgataaatgatagacTCCATGTAGGCAGCAAATCAATCATCAACAAGGTAGCAATATTAGCTAGTCACCTgaaacaaaacatgcttaaaaaggtcaacacaatgtTGAGTgaaataggtttataaataataaccaataagtttttagaccacaagatttagttaaagcaaattgatatagaaatatcaatttaAAAAGTATGCCGAGTTATataatatcgagactaaacaagtTTATCCCATGACACTTTGTTTATTCGTAtagtttaatcattattatgtatccaaagaccaacggtcaaata comes from Rutidosis leptorrhynchoides isolate AG116_Rl617_1_P2 chromosome 4, CSIRO_AGI_Rlap_v1, whole genome shotgun sequence and encodes:
- the LOC139839852 gene encoding formin-like protein 18 isoform X1 produces the protein MRIPLTGMVVAALFSEFTVKILLSLVIELLNFCFSTPKTNKTIRYYKQAECELVKIDINCHVQGDIVLECINFQDDLSCEKMMYRAMFKHNIYKVEYRDT
- the LOC139839852 gene encoding uncharacterized protein isoform X2 — translated: MHYLCKGTSSTALLKSLSMRISSLRITDGVTSESMPKASKTTFTSDEQDEKARSNIIQRKGGFIVSLRMLNLTRELHLLHC